Proteins encoded within one genomic window of Rhododendron vialii isolate Sample 1 chromosome 1a, ASM3025357v1:
- the LOC131335291 gene encoding uncharacterized protein LOC131335291, protein MRIRKHAKLVGRSLTTTTTAADLTPQSSSRFHSPHVCQLNQSPWDLLSFAPDSPSSPFQVDGGESNYNANGSSANSIGAAESEASMKISLNVEDKNVSNYNHGIELGFRNGGTILCCKTNGKSWKCKKEASKGHSLCEHHLAHQLRDYDSLPAHPSAAAKKLEKPVAIAPIRRRGRPRKVQAPHPPSPAAANPYEFYYYSGFGPRWGKKRGVSSHVPKPDRAEKEGIVRGIVPHSSLAPSSEIESDEFDYVEDEEEKNNLNVKKMRRGRKPIKARSLKSLM, encoded by the exons ATGAGAATCCGTAAACACGCCAAGCTCGTCGGCCGCTCcttaaccaccaccaccactgccgccgATCTCACCCCTCAAAGTAGCAGTCGATTCCACTCTCCTCACGTCTGCCAGCTCAATCAGTCGCCTTGGGACCTTCTCTCCTTCGCTCCCGATTCCCCTTCTTCTCCCTTCCAA GTGGATGGAGGAGAAAGTAATTATAATGCAAATGGAAGCTCAGCAAATTCCATCGGAGCTGCCGAGAG CGAGGCTTCGATGAAAATATCGCTGAATGTCGAGGACAAAAATGTCAGTAATTATAACCATGGGATTGAGCTAGGGTTTAGGAATGGCGGAACGATTTTGTGCTGTAAAACCAATGGGAAGAGCTGGAAATGTAAAAAGGAAGCTTCGAAAGGGCATTCTCTTTGTGAACACCATTTGGCTCATCAGTTGAGAGATTACGACAGCTTGCCTGCCCACCCTTCTGCAGCTGCGAAGAAATTGGAGAAGCCAGTCGCCATCGCCCCAATCCGCCGCCGCGGTCGTCCCAGAAAAGTACAAGCACCGCATCCTCCCTCGCCCGCAGCGGCGAACCCATATGAATTTTACTACTATTCTGGGTTCGGCCCGCGGTGGGGCAAGAAGAGAGGTGTGTCGTCGCATGTGCCGAAGCCGGATAGAGCTGAGAAGGAGGGGATTGTTAGGGGAATAGTCCCACATTCCTCCTTAGCACCATCGTCGGAAATCGAGAGTGATGAATTTGATTACGTTGAAGACGAGgaggagaaaaataatttgaatgTGAAGAAGATGAGAAGAGGGAGGAAACCGATCAAGGCTAGGTCGCTCAAGTCTCTCATGTGA